One genomic segment of bacterium includes these proteins:
- a CDS encoding phosphomannose isomerase type II C-terminal cupin domain, with protein MTFEEKPWGRYDVLDSGKGYKVKKIKVYPGHRLSLQFHYKRSEYWIVASGCANVRVSDKEIILKSGDYVFIPVSSPHRLENKGEEDLIVIEIALGDYIEEDDIVRIEDDYGR; from the coding sequence ATGACATTTGAAGAAAAACCCTGGGGAAGATATGATGTCTTGGATTCTGGAAAGGGGTATAAGGTAAAGAAAATAAAGGTATATCCTGGACATAGATTAAGCCTTCAATTTCATTATAAAAGGTCTGAGTATTGGATTGTTGCCTCTGGTTGTGCAAATGTTAGGGTTTCTGATAAAGAAATAATTCTTAAAAGTGGAGATTATGTTTTTATTCCTGTATCTTCTCCCCATCGCCTTGAAAATAAAGGAGAAGAAGATCTTATTGTTATTGAAATAGCCCTTGGAGATTACATAGAAGAGGATGATATTGTAAGGATTGAAGATGACTATGGAAGATAA
- a CDS encoding glycosyltransferase family 39 protein has product MAIIKKLLIIPILGLSFYFNFSGIDWGLPSKERSLLVFGSMKEIEKLTPILIKTREDVYKVYDKWKIYQPSDNEVFINSMRGFLLQTEEPDSAKTYGAIARINPEKLDFNPNFFTYGGAYLYSIGFLLFLAKSFGILNISDLSSCFLNPDEVGKIHIIGRSLGAISNIGSTYIIYLIGSSYFSTTIGLLSALFFALSPTMILFSHISKPHIFATFLGILGIFFALRIIEKPKVKNYFLASFFIGLSMGASFVNFLLLPLPLIACFLKKIFKFKHLFLPLFSIFIFFSTNPYSILSFEEFYNRTIVFHATTGGNELDSKMRKGGYVVPEIEKVSSFFNELTENITPFAIPLFLLGLYCFFKFSSLFKKLVFFSLCLLTPGVMCIGYLRIVLLFLPISLLVLASSIELFSGKKGIIIKLLFLLNLVFLIHNSFLLNLDFKGNNFISAGRWINKNIPKQSLILLVDKYTPPCSCPPFSLPKYKLKKIGEDFEDKEGYIIIVERGNVWEKEDEIKKSFKKLTLVFKRSSYISSAIFLKRNIEFPNPGIKIYRFSL; this is encoded by the coding sequence ATGGCTATCATTAAAAAATTACTTATTATCCCAATTTTAGGGCTTTCTTTTTATTTCAATTTTTCAGGGATAGATTGGGGTCTTCCTTCAAAAGAAAGATCACTTCTTGTCTTTGGAAGTATGAAGGAGATTGAAAAACTTACTCCTATCCTTATCAAAACAAGGGAAGATGTATATAAAGTCTACGATAAATGGAAAATCTACCAGCCATCAGACAATGAAGTATTTATTAACTCTATGCGTGGCTTTCTGCTTCAGACTGAAGAACCTGATTCTGCAAAAACCTATGGAGCAATAGCAAGGATAAATCCAGAAAAATTAGATTTCAATCCAAATTTCTTCACCTATGGTGGAGCCTATCTCTATTCAATTGGATTTCTTCTGTTCCTTGCTAAATCCTTTGGAATCCTTAATATCTCTGACCTTTCATCCTGTTTTCTTAATCCAGATGAGGTAGGAAAAATACATATTATTGGAAGGAGCCTTGGCGCTATTTCAAATATAGGCTCTACATATATTATTTACCTAATTGGTTCATCCTATTTTTCAACCACTATTGGATTACTATCAGCCCTTTTCTTTGCATTAAGTCCAACAATGATTCTTTTCTCTCACATTAGCAAACCACATATATTTGCAACCTTCCTTGGGATACTTGGCATATTCTTTGCCTTAAGAATTATAGAAAAACCTAAGGTAAAGAATTATTTTCTTGCATCATTCTTTATTGGTCTATCTATGGGAGCATCATTTGTTAATTTCTTGCTCCTTCCCCTTCCTTTAATTGCATGCTTTCTAAAAAAAATCTTTAAATTCAAACATCTGTTTTTACCTTTATTCTCAATATTCATTTTCTTCTCAACAAATCCTTATAGCATCCTTTCATTTGAAGAATTTTATAATAGAACTATAGTATTCCATGCCACAACAGGAGGTAATGAATTGGATTCTAAAATGCGAAAAGGAGGGTATGTGGTTCCAGAGATAGAAAAAGTTTCTTCATTTTTTAATGAGCTTACTGAAAACATTACCCCCTTTGCTATTCCCCTTTTTCTCTTAGGTCTCTATTGCTTCTTTAAATTTTCTTCCTTATTTAAAAAGCTTGTTTTTTTCTCTCTGTGCCTTCTTACCCCGGGTGTAATGTGCATTGGCTACCTTCGTATTGTTCTGCTTTTCCTTCCTATTTCTCTTCTAGTTCTTGCTTCTTCAATAGAACTTTTTTCTGGAAAGAAAGGAATTATTATAAAATTGCTCTTTTTATTAAACCTGGTTTTTCTTATCCATAATTCATTTCTTTTAAATCTTGATTTTAAGGGCAATAACTTTATTTCTGCAGGTAGATGGATAAACAAGAATATTCCTAAACAAAGCCTTATTCTTCTGGTTGATAAATATACACCTCCATGTTCCTGTCCTCCTTTTAGCCTTCCAAAATACAAATTAAAGAAAATAGGCGAGGATTTTGAAGATAAAGAGGGATACATTATAATTGTTGAAAGGGGAAATGTGTGGGAAAAAGAAGATGAAATAAAAAAGTCTTTTAAAAAACTAACCCTGGTTTTTAAAAGAAGCTCATATATATCTTCTGCTATATTTCTAAAAAGGAATATTGAATTTCCAAATCCAGGTATAAAGATTTATAGGTTTTCTTTATAG